The Flavipsychrobacter sp. genome contains the following window.
TTTCGAGGTCAATATTTTCATTTGTTTTATAGTTTAAGAAATGCAAGTTAGTTGCGCTTTCATCAGTATAAGTTATGTAATTAGAAAATAAGGTTGGTTTTAATAATTTATTTCTCCAGTTCAAATCAATAACCCTATCAATATTTATTTTTTTCGCTTTGTCAGTATAATAGTCATAGGTAATAAAAGTGCTGTCATAAGCCAGCATTAATATCTCATTATTAATTGATGAAGAAGTGTGTAGTAGGAAAAATCTATAGGTACATAATTTGTCAGGTATTATGTCTTTAAGTGCTGTAATGTAGTTTAATAAGATCCTGTTATCGTAGGTGAAAAAAGAATCTTTAGAGGATAAAAGTAAAGTACTGTTTGCTTTGTCTATAGTAGTAACTACTCCATTTTTTTCATAAAAGTTCTGAGTCGTAAATATTTCCTGGTTGTGAAAATAGCTTGTTACGCGTTTTGAGAAAATACTATCTCTAGTTATATAGGTTATAAATGGTCCATAATTGTATAGCCATGTTTGGTTATTAAACGATACAGAGTGAAATATTTCATTAGAAGGTAGACCATCTTTTTTTGAAAAGTGTTTAAATCGCTGGCCGTTAAATTTTGCAATTCCATTGGAAGTTGGAACCCACACATAACCGTTATCATCTTGAGAAACCAAGAATGTATTATTACTAGGAAGTCCATTTCTAGTTGTGTATTTATGGGCAAATTCACTTTGTGCAGCACACACATTTATGCTTACGAAATAGATAAATAACAGGAAGAACGATATGTGCAATCGGTGTTTTATGGTCGACTTTTATGTATCAATAATAAATTGTAAAACACAATGATAATCAAAAAAAAGTCGTGCAAATACTATTAAAACATAGAATATAAAGTGTCTTTAGTTAAAAGGATGAAAAGGTTGTTTCATCTTAAAAAAGCGCATTTATAGTGGATAGGGTTTTTAGACTATTTGCCTTTATCTAATGCTACTTTATAAGTTTCCAGACATCTTTTTCTGGCAAACTCATGCTCAACAATTGGTTGTGGATAGTTCAGTTCTTCAAGCTCGGGTACCCATTGCCTTATATATTTTAAATTAGGGTCAAACTTTTTGGTTTGTAAGTAAGGGTTGAATATTCTAAAATAAGGGGCAGCATCACAACCACAACCAGCCGCCCACTGCCAGCCACCATTATTAGCAGCTAGATCGTAATCTAAAAGTTTGGCAGCAAAATAAGCTTCTCCCCATCGCCAATCGATAAGTAAATGTTTGGTAAGAAAACTAGCTACTACCATTCTTACTCTGTTATGCATATAGCCTGTTTCATTTAGTTCCCTCATGCCAGCATCAACAATTGGATAACCTGTTTGTCCATTGCACCAAGCTTCAAATTCTTGTTCGTTGTTGCGCCATTGTATTTCATCGTATTCTTTTCTAAAAGATTCAGAAACATTATTAGGGTAGTACCATAAAATCATATGGTAAAAGTCTCGCCAAATTAATTCGTTCAGGTACTTCTCGTTGAGTTGCATTGCATCATGAACTAGCTTTCGAATACTAATAGTGCCGAAACGTAAGTGTACACTTAATTTTGTAGTGCCATTAATTGAAGGTATATCTCTTGTTTCATCGTAGTGTTTTATTATTAGTTCATTTACCTCGCACGATGGCGAGATAAAGTCAATATGTTCAAATCCTATAGAGCTAAGTTCTGGTAAGCTAATAGTTTTTTGTTGATAAAAATTACCGCTTAGTTTTTCAATGCTATATGTGGTTAAGTAGCTTTTATTTAGAACGGTTTTCCATTTCTTACTATAAGGAGTATATACTACATAGGGTTCGCCATTGTCTTTTATAATTTCATCTTTATGGAATATGACCTGATCCTTAAATTTTTTAAAAGCGATGTTGTTACTAGTTAGAAAATTTTCAACCTCATTATCTCTTTTTATAGCATATGGTTCATAGTCTTCGTTGGTGTATACTTCTGCTATTTCATATTTATTAATCAGTGTTTCATAACTACTCATTACATTATCGTGAAAAACGTTTAGTGTGCTACCAATATTTATAAGTTCTGTTTGAATTTTTTGTAGCTCATTGTAAATAAATGTGACCCTTTTATCCTTTGTGTCTTCAAGCTCATCAAGAATGGCTTTATCGAATATGAATATAGGTACTACAGGATACCCCGATTGTAAAGCATGATATAAGCCCGTATTATCTTCTAACCTCAGATCTCTTCTAAACCAGAATATTGCTACTTTTTGTCTCATATACAATAATAATAGTTGTATTTTATCCAGTATAAGTTCAGTAAAGTTGATAATAGTTATGGGTGTAAGAAAATTACTTTATTCGATTGGGCTAGTAGCTACATTTATAACCACAGGTTTTGCTCAGACGGATACCTTGAGGCTGCTTCAATACAACTTGCTGAATTATGGAGATAATGTGAACCCCTCTTTCTATAAAGACATACGCCTGAATACCATAATACAGTATGTGCAGCCGGATGTTTTTTCCGCTAACGAGATATACCAAAACGCGTCTCTGCAAAACAATATACTCACATCGGTTCTTGATACTAATTGGCAAAAAGGAACTTATGTAAATACCAATAATCAGGTGCAGACCAATATGCTCTTTTGGAGAAAAGACAAGTTGGCTTTAATAAGCCAAACTACTGTTAGCCATTTACTAAGAGATATTATTGCTTTTAAGTTTTATTATAGAGGTGTTGCTATGTCTACTACTGATACAGTTTTTCTTACCGTGATAGTCGCACACCTGAAAGCAAGTAGTGATACCAATAGCGCAAAGCTTAGAAAGCAGGAAGTGGAGACAGTAACAAACTATGTGAGTAGTTTAAATAAAGGAGGCAATTATATTTTCGTAGGAGATTTTAATATCTATGAAAATACTGAAGAAGCATATAAGGGTATGAGCAATCATATAAATACTCATGCACGCTTTTACGACCCCGTAAATAGAGCAGGTATTTGGCATAACAATAATGCATTTGCAGATTTGCACACACAGTCGACAAGAAGTACAAACCTCACAGATGGAGGTGTTTCTGGTGGTATGGATGATAGATTCGATTTCATTCTGACATCCGACCATATTTTAAATGATTCTTCAGGTATAAAATATATTTCAGGTTCGTACAAAACGCTAGGGCAAGACGGGAAGCACTTTAATAAATCGATAAATGATATACCTACAAATACATCTGCACCCGTAAATGTGATACAGGCACTTTATGAGATGTCTGATCATTTGCCGGTATATGCCGACTTTGTAGTAAAACCTAAAAATGGATTACGAATAGCTACAGCGAACTGGCAAAATAAGCAGCTGGTAAAAGTGGTTAATCCATTTGATAATATGATTCGCATTTTCTGGGATGAATCACTTGTGGGCAATAAGGTAACTGTAAGCCTATGCGCAATAGATGGGAGTATGATATTACATGACAATCATGAAATAAAAAGTACATCTGAAAATATAGTGATAGAGGGAAATATGCCGGAAGGGTTATATTTTTTACAGGTCAAAACAGGAAAAGACAGACTAATAAAGAAACTAATAAAAAGATAAGCCGACAGTATCGTGTAAATTGCTTGACAATTTGATAAATTTACTTTGCTTTAAAAATATATAGATACCAATAGATGCAGAAAAACAAGAATATAGAACTCTCCATAATAGTACCCGTGTTCAATGAAGAGGAGATCATTGAACAGTTGGTGTCAAGAATGGTGGCCGCTGCTAAGTCTATTACCGAGCATTATGAAATAATATTTGTCAACGACGGAAGTAAGGATAAAACCCTTCCCTATCTTAAAGAACATTGCTATAAAGATGATCGCCTCCACTATATCAGTTTTTCCAGAAATTTTGGACATCAGATAGCTATTAGTGCCGGTATGGATCTTTCTTCAGGTAAGGCTATTGTAACGATAGATGGAGATCTGCAAGACCCGCCTGAATTGATACCAAAAATGTATCAAGAATATAAAGATGGCTTTAAGGTAGTATATGCTAAACGCAGTAAACGTAAGGGCGAAAGCTTTTTCAAACTGATAACGGCAAAAGCTTTTTACCGATTAATGGCAAGACTTGTATCATTCGAAATACCACTTGATGTTGGAGATTTTAGATTAATAAGTCGTGATGTGCTGGAGTATTTGAAGAAAATGAAAGAGTATGATAAATACATAAGAGGTCAGATAGCATGGTTGGGTTTTAAGAGTACTTATGTAATGTTTGAGAGAGACGAAAGGCAATTTGGCACTACAAACTATCCATTTAAAAAAATGCTACGTTTGGCCTTTAATGGTATTACTGCATTTTCAGATTCTCCTTTGAAAATAGCGACCAACTTGGGTTTCATCGTTTGTTTTATTTCATTCCTTATAGGGGTCTATGCTTTATACGGCTTCTTTTTTGAGCAAAATACCTTGCCTGGTTGGGCTTCAACAATTATCAGTATCACATTTCTTGGAGGAGTACAGCTCTTATCACTGGGTATAATAGGAGAATACATCAGTCGTATTATTAATAACGTAAGAGAGCGACCGCTGTATGTAATAGACCAAACGTCATTAGAAGATAACTTATCAGAATAAACAAAGGCTAATCATATGATTAGCCTTTGTTATAATATTATGTAATGCTCTATTACAATAGCTCATTAACTTTTGCTACTAGTTCTGCTCTTGTAATGGGCACCCCTTTTATTTTATTGTAAGGAATGGCATCAACAAGATATTTATCACGGATGATCTTTATAAGCTGTCCATTATTGATCTCAGGGATCAATACTTTCTTATAGTTGCTAATAATAGCTCCCAGATTGCTTGGGAAAGGACGTAAGTAAGTAATATGGGCATGTGCTACTTTCTTGCCTGCAGCATTAAGCTCGGCTACAGCACTCTTAATAGCTCCATATGTTGATCCCCACCCTAATACCAATACATCACCTTCCTCTGGTCCATTGTCAATAGTTTGTAGTGGGATATGATCCGCTATCTTATCTACTTTAGCTTCTCTGGTGCGCACCATAAATTCATGGTTCTCTGCATCATAAGAAACATTACCTGTGATA
Protein-coding sequences here:
- a CDS encoding glycosyltransferase family 2 protein, which gives rise to MQKNKNIELSIIVPVFNEEEIIEQLVSRMVAAAKSITEHYEIIFVNDGSKDKTLPYLKEHCYKDDRLHYISFSRNFGHQIAISAGMDLSSGKAIVTIDGDLQDPPELIPKMYQEYKDGFKVVYAKRSKRKGESFFKLITAKAFYRLMARLVSFEIPLDVGDFRLISRDVLEYLKKMKEYDKYIRGQIAWLGFKSTYVMFERDERQFGTTNYPFKKMLRLAFNGITAFSDSPLKIATNLGFIVCFISFLIGVYALYGFFFEQNTLPGWASTIISITFLGGVQLLSLGIIGEYISRIINNVRERPLYVIDQTSLEDNLSE
- a CDS encoding T9SS type A sorting domain-containing protein, translated to MGVRKLLYSIGLVATFITTGFAQTDTLRLLQYNLLNYGDNVNPSFYKDIRLNTIIQYVQPDVFSANEIYQNASLQNNILTSVLDTNWQKGTYVNTNNQVQTNMLFWRKDKLALISQTTVSHLLRDIIAFKFYYRGVAMSTTDTVFLTVIVAHLKASSDTNSAKLRKQEVETVTNYVSSLNKGGNYIFVGDFNIYENTEEAYKGMSNHINTHARFYDPVNRAGIWHNNNAFADLHTQSTRSTNLTDGGVSGGMDDRFDFILTSDHILNDSSGIKYISGSYKTLGQDGKHFNKSINDIPTNTSAPVNVIQALYEMSDHLPVYADFVVKPKNGLRIATANWQNKQLVKVVNPFDNMIRIFWDESLVGNKVTVSLCAIDGSMILHDNHEIKSTSENIVIEGNMPEGLYFLQVKTGKDRLIKKLIKR
- a CDS encoding deoxyribodipyrimidine photo-lyase: MRQKVAIFWFRRDLRLEDNTGLYHALQSGYPVVPIFIFDKAILDELEDTKDKRVTFIYNELQKIQTELINIGSTLNVFHDNVMSSYETLINKYEIAEVYTNEDYEPYAIKRDNEVENFLTSNNIAFKKFKDQVIFHKDEIIKDNGEPYVVYTPYSKKWKTVLNKSYLTTYSIEKLSGNFYQQKTISLPELSSIGFEHIDFISPSCEVNELIIKHYDETRDIPSINGTTKLSVHLRFGTISIRKLVHDAMQLNEKYLNELIWRDFYHMILWYYPNNVSESFRKEYDEIQWRNNEQEFEAWCNGQTGYPIVDAGMRELNETGYMHNRVRMVVASFLTKHLLIDWRWGEAYFAAKLLDYDLAANNGGWQWAAGCGCDAAPYFRIFNPYLQTKKFDPNLKYIRQWVPELEELNYPQPIVEHEFARKRCLETYKVALDKGK